A single region of the Aurantiacibacter sp. MUD11 genome encodes:
- a CDS encoding phosphoenolpyruvate carboxykinase, which yields MSVPLSVSLSAQGIETNATIHPNLGTAALVEHALDNKEGELAARGPLVVKTGKHTGRSAKDKFIVRDAETENTVWWDNNASMTPEHFAALKEDFLAAVAQKDTLYVADLFGGSQPEHRVNVRVINELAWHNLFIRTLLCRPTKDELQGFAPEYTIIDLPSFRADPERHGTRSETVVAVNLSEKLILIGGTKYAGEMKKSVFGILNYLLPTKGVMPMHCSANVGPDGKTAVFFGLSGTGKTTLSADASRTLIGDDEHGWSDTAVFNFEGGCYAKMIRLSEEAEPEIYATTKMFGTVLENVVMDPDTRELDFDDNTLAENSRGAYPIEYIPNTSEKNLGPVPSNVVMLTADAFGVLPPIARLTPDQAMYHFLSGYTAKVAGTEIGVTEPEATFSTCFGAPFMPRHPSVYGNLLKERIAAGGVQCWLLNTGWTGGKYGTGSRMPIKATRALLNAALDGDLDNVEYRKDANFGFDVPVSVPALAEAGIDQSILDPRSTWADAEEYDRTAQKLVDLFVNNFEPFAAHVDEGVRKAAPQAA from the coding sequence GTGTCCGTTCCGCTTTCCGTCTCCCTGTCCGCACAGGGCATAGAGACCAATGCCACCATTCATCCCAATCTCGGCACTGCCGCATTGGTCGAACACGCGCTGGACAACAAGGAAGGCGAACTCGCCGCCCGCGGTCCGCTGGTCGTCAAGACCGGCAAGCACACCGGCCGCAGCGCGAAGGACAAGTTCATCGTCCGCGACGCGGAGACCGAGAACACCGTATGGTGGGACAACAATGCCTCGATGACGCCGGAGCATTTCGCCGCGCTGAAGGAAGACTTCCTCGCAGCCGTCGCCCAGAAGGACACGCTCTACGTCGCCGACCTGTTCGGTGGTTCGCAGCCGGAGCACCGCGTCAACGTGCGCGTGATCAACGAGCTGGCCTGGCACAACCTGTTCATCCGCACGCTGCTCTGCCGTCCGACCAAGGACGAACTGCAGGGTTTTGCTCCCGAGTACACGATCATCGACCTGCCCAGCTTCCGGGCCGACCCGGAACGCCACGGTACCCGCAGCGAAACCGTGGTGGCGGTGAACCTGTCGGAAAAGCTGATCCTGATCGGCGGCACCAAGTATGCGGGCGAGATGAAGAAGAGCGTGTTCGGCATCCTCAACTACCTGCTGCCGACCAAGGGCGTGATGCCGATGCACTGTTCGGCCAATGTCGGTCCGGACGGCAAGACGGCAGTGTTCTTCGGCCTGTCGGGCACCGGCAAGACGACGCTTTCGGCCGACGCCAGCCGCACCCTTATCGGCGATGACGAGCATGGCTGGTCGGACACTGCGGTATTCAATTTCGAAGGCGGCTGCTACGCCAAGATGATCCGCCTGTCGGAAGAGGCAGAGCCGGAAATCTACGCCACCACCAAGATGTTCGGCACCGTGCTGGAAAACGTGGTGATGGACCCGGATACGCGCGAACTGGACTTCGACGACAATACGCTGGCCGAGAATTCGCGCGGCGCCTACCCGATCGAATACATTCCCAACACCTCGGAGAAGAACCTCGGCCCGGTGCCGTCGAACGTGGTGATGCTGACTGCCGATGCCTTCGGCGTGCTGCCCCCGATCGCGCGTCTCACGCCGGACCAGGCGATGTACCACTTCCTGTCGGGCTACACGGCGAAGGTGGCCGGCACCGAGATCGGCGTGACCGAGCCGGAAGCCACCTTCAGCACCTGCTTCGGCGCACCGTTCATGCCGCGTCACCCCAGCGTCTACGGCAACCTGCTGAAGGAACGCATCGCCGCTGGCGGCGTGCAGTGCTGGCTGCTCAACACCGGCTGGACCGGCGGCAAGTACGGCACCGGCAGCCGCATGCCGATCAAGGCCACCCGCGCGCTGCTCAACGCCGCGCTCGACGGTGACCTCGACAATGTCGAATACCGCAAGGACGCGAACTTCGGCTTCGACGTCCCGGTCAGCGTTCCGGCGCTGGCGGAAGCCGGCATCGACCAGTCGATCCTCGATCCGCGTTCGACCTGGGCAGACGCGGAAGAATACGATCGCACGGCGCAGAAGCTGGTCGACCTGTTCGTCAACAATTTCGAACCCTTCGCCGCCCACGTGGACGAAGGCGTTCGCAAGGCAGCCCCGCAGGCCGCCTGA
- a CDS encoding response regulator transcription factor: MNQPPESMTTENPAPAEGQRTIALVDDDRNILTTLSIALQAEGYATRVYSDGEAALEALRKNPPDLAVFDIKMPRMDGMELLQELRKTSALPVIFLTSKDQEEDEEAGLAMGADDYIAKPFSQRLLLARIRAILRRAAPHAETDDTPPTPQAGQAEVITRGRLAMDPARHQVTWDGKPVSLTVTEFLILEALAARPGVIKSRNQLMDAAYPDDVFVDDRTVDSHIKRLRRKFRAVDPDFSAIETLYGAGYSFSDG, translated from the coding sequence ATGAACCAACCGCCCGAGAGCATGACGACGGAAAACCCCGCCCCCGCGGAAGGGCAGCGCACCATCGCGCTGGTCGATGACGACCGTAACATCCTGACGACGCTGTCGATTGCCCTGCAGGCGGAAGGCTATGCCACGCGGGTCTATTCCGACGGCGAGGCGGCGCTGGAAGCGCTGCGCAAGAACCCGCCGGACCTGGCCGTGTTCGACATCAAGATGCCGCGCATGGATGGCATGGAATTGCTGCAGGAACTGCGCAAGACGTCCGCCTTGCCGGTGATCTTCCTGACCAGCAAGGACCAGGAAGAGGACGAAGAGGCGGGCCTGGCGATGGGCGCCGACGACTACATCGCCAAACCGTTCAGCCAGCGGCTGCTGCTGGCGCGGATCCGCGCCATCCTGCGCCGTGCCGCGCCCCATGCCGAAACGGACGACACGCCGCCCACTCCGCAAGCCGGGCAGGCCGAAGTCATCACCCGCGGGCGGCTGGCGATGGACCCGGCCCGCCACCAGGTAACCTGGGACGGCAAGCCGGTGAGCCTGACCGTCACCGAATTCCTCATCCTCGAAGCGCTTGCCGCGCGCCCCGGCGTGATCAAGAGCCGCAACCAGCTGATGGATGCCGCCTACCCCGACGATGTCTTCGTGGACGACCGCACGGTCGATTCGCACATCAAGCGGCTGCGGCGGAAGTTCCGCGCGGTCGATCCCGATTTCAGCGCGATCGAGACGCTCTACGGCGCCGGCTACAGCTTCTCCGATGGCTGA